From Spirochaetota bacterium:
CAAGTATTAGATATGTAGAAATACTGCTTTTTTTTATATCATAATTATTAATAATATAATCAATTTTTTCATAAAAATATAAAGCAAAGTCATTTGCAAAGTCATCATCGTTTCTAAAATTTTTAGAATAAAATATAATATATGGATATAAAATTGAAAATATATAGTCTAGTTCTTCTTTATTGAATTTATAATTTAAATTATTAGATTCAATTTTAGGATAAATGAAATTTTCAATCTTTTGAAATATTTGCTTTAAATCCAATTTTTGTCCCTTCATTTAGTTTGGATTCTATTATTAACTTAAAATTATGCAGTTCTAATATTTTTTTTGTTAATGATAGACCAAATCCAAGTCCTCCATATTTTCTTGAAAGATCTTTAGAATGCTGATAAAAAAGTTTAAATATATTATTAATTGTCTCCTCATCCATCCCAATACCTTTATCAATAATAAAAATATAAGCGTAATTTTCATCTTTCTCTATAGATATCATTATTGGTTTATTGTCTTTGTTGAATTTAATAGCATTATCAATAAGTTGTTTTATAGCTATTCTAATAAATTCTGGATTTATTTTGATAAATATTTCATTTGATTGAGTACTTAAAATTATTGGTGTATTTATATTCTCATATTCTTTAATAATAGATTTAACAAATTCACAAATATTTATTTTTTCTCTATTAAAATTTTTTATTTTATCAGATATTTGTATAAATAACAAAAGGTTATCAATCATATATGAAAGATTATTACTGTTTTTAATTATTATTTGGAGAGCTTTTTTCTGTTGTTGATTTAGTTCGCCAAGGTCTTCTTCATTTAAAAGATCAAGATATCCTTTGATTGTTACTAAAGGGGTTCTAAATTCATGTGTGATATTATAAATAAAAGAGTTTTTTAAGGTTTCAAATGATTTTAATTGTTCATGTGATTCTGTCAATTTAGCTTGGGATATTTGGTTCTTTCTTATAAAAATAATACTATTTAAAGATTTTGATAGCTCATCTACACAAGCTATAATAAGATTAATTTCTTCATTTAAAAAATCTATATCAAGATTTCTTGTAATTAAAACAAAACCGATCATTTCATCAACGAAAATTAAAGGTAAAATTAAGGCTTTTTTTGATTCATTAAAAAACTCAAATATTGTTTGATTTTTTTGTATTTTGTTGAAGATAAGAGGGATTTTTAAATTATTCATTGTAATAATTTCTTTTTCTTTTATTGAATATTGATATTTTGTGTTAATTATACCCATTTTTGAAACTAAATAAAAAGATGGTTCATTATAATCTTTTAAATATATTGCAGCTTTATCAATAAAAAAATGAATAGATAATTTTAATAAAAATTTTTGACAAATAATATCTTCAAATAGAAGATTGTTAAGTTCTGATAATATTTCTAAAATTATATTTGAATGAAAAATAGAGATATTTTTATTGTTATTTAATAATGTTGTACTCATATTCAATAATATCCTTTAATTATTAATCCATTAGAAGGTAAAGAAGGCCCTATTTTATCGATAAAAAAAAATGTTTTTATTGGAATAAAGTTTAAAAACTTATTTCTTATGTTTATGTTTTGTATAAGACTTTGATCTATTAATAACATTGAGTTGCTTAATTTTTCTTTAGTTAACTTGACAAGAGTATTTATTAAATTTGTTTTTGATAATTTATATAAAAAAAATGATTGAAATTTAGAAGGGGCAATATTTGAAAATAATTTTTCTTCAAAATTGATATTTTCTATAAAAAATTTAGTAAAAATATTAGACTTTTTATAAATATTAAATTTAAAAATATTTAATTTTAGAAAGTCTTTTAATTCTTCTGTTGTTTTTAAATTTGTAATTTTAAAGAAATATTCAAAAGGGGAGATCATATTTATAGAATTTATAAGGTTTTTGTTTACATCTGTAATAGTAAAATATGTATCTTTTTTTTCCCAGAACTCATTATAGATTTCAAAATTTAAATCTTTTTCAAAAAATAAAATGAGAAAAAAATTTTCAATTTTATTTTGGTTATATAATAATGAGGTATGTTTTTTCTCAAAATGTATTATATTGTATTTTATTTTTGATGAGAGAATATTATAAAAATTGAATGAAAAATCATATAATGATTCAGGAGATA
This genomic window contains:
- a CDS encoding HAMP domain-containing histidine kinase; the encoded protein is MSTTLLNNNKNISIFHSNIILEILSELNNLLFEDIICQKFLLKLSIHFFIDKAAIYLKDYNEPSFYLVSKMGIINTKYQYSIKEKEIITMNNLKIPLIFNKIQKNQTIFEFFNESKKALILPLIFVDEMIGFVLITRNLDIDFLNEEINLIIACVDELSKSLNSIIFIRKNQISQAKLTESHEQLKSFETLKNSFIYNITHEFRTPLVTIKGYLDLLNEEDLGELNQQQKKALQIIIKNSNNLSYMIDNLLLFIQISDKIKNFNREKINICEFVKSIIKEYENINTPIILSTQSNEIFIKINPEFIRIAIKQLIDNAIKFNKDNKPIMISIEKDENYAYIFIIDKGIGMDEETINNIFKLFYQHSKDLSRKYGGLGFGLSLTKKILELHNFKLIIESKLNEGTKIGFKANISKD